In Streptomyces sp. NBC_01551, one DNA window encodes the following:
- the galE gene encoding UDP-glucose 4-epimerase GalE — protein MSDTATSKYLVTGGAGYVGSVVAAHLLEAGHEVVVLDDLATGFRAGLPRGASFIEGRIQDAAAHLDPSFDAVLHFAASSQVGESVANPGKYWDNNVGGTLALLTAMRAAGVGRLVFSSTAATYGEPAEAALTESSATAPTNPYGASKLAVDHMIAGECVAHGLAAVSLRYFNVAGAYGEFGERHDPETHLIPLVLQVALGQRESISVFGEDYPTPDGTCVRDYIHVADLAEAHLAALRAAAPGEHLVCNLGNGSGFSVREVIETVRKVTGREIPEVVAPRRAGDPAVLVASARTAHERLGWTPTRSDLTGIVTDAWNFARAHAS, from the coding sequence GTGAGCGACACGGCGACATCGAAGTACCTGGTCACCGGCGGCGCCGGGTACGTGGGCAGCGTCGTGGCCGCCCACCTCCTGGAGGCCGGGCACGAGGTCGTCGTCCTCGATGACCTGGCCACCGGCTTCCGCGCGGGACTGCCGCGCGGCGCTTCCTTCATCGAGGGCCGGATCCAGGACGCCGCCGCACACCTGGACCCGTCCTTCGACGCGGTCCTGCACTTCGCGGCCTCCTCGCAGGTGGGGGAGTCCGTCGCCAACCCCGGCAAGTACTGGGACAACAACGTCGGCGGAACGCTCGCCCTGCTGACCGCGATGCGCGCGGCGGGCGTGGGCCGGCTGGTGTTCTCCTCCACCGCCGCGACCTACGGGGAGCCGGCCGAGGCCGCGCTGACCGAGTCCTCGGCGACCGCGCCGACCAATCCGTACGGGGCCTCGAAGCTGGCCGTGGACCACATGATCGCGGGGGAGTGCGTGGCGCACGGCCTGGCGGCGGTCTCGCTGCGCTACTTCAACGTGGCCGGCGCCTACGGCGAGTTCGGCGAGCGGCACGACCCGGAGACCCACCTGATCCCGCTGGTCCTCCAGGTGGCCCTCGGACAGCGGGAGTCCATCTCGGTGTTCGGCGAGGACTACCCGACGCCGGACGGCACCTGCGTGCGCGACTACATCCACGTCGCCGACCTGGCGGAGGCCCACCTGGCCGCCCTGCGGGCCGCGGCGCCCGGGGAGCACCTGGTGTGCAACCTCGGCAACGGCAGCGGCTTCTCGGTGCGGGAGGTCATCGAGACCGTCCGCAAGGTCACCGGGCGGGAGATCCCGGAGGTCGTCGCCCCGCGCCGCGCCGGCGACCCGGCGGTGCTGGTGGCCTCGGCCCGCACCGCCCACGAGCGGCTCGGCTGGACCCCGACCCGCTCCGACCTCACCGGCATCGTGACCGACGCCTGGAACTTCGCGCGCGCACACGCCTCCTGA
- a CDS encoding LuxR C-terminal-related transcriptional regulator, producing the protein MGVRVMVVDEHRLLAEALASALKLRGHRVLAAAAPAAGAAELVISRAPEVCLFGTATPADPGVFEPVVRIKRERAQIAVVVLGPVPSPRGIAAAFAAGASGYVRHDERIEGVERALAKARAGEVAIAPQLLQGAFSELLNPAAQPDDEGSRLLRLLTPREVEVLVRVAEGEDTRLIAAGMAIAPSTARTHVQRVLMKLGVGSRLEAAALAARTGLLDRAGSATRTL; encoded by the coding sequence ATGGGCGTACGGGTCATGGTGGTCGACGAGCACCGGCTGCTGGCCGAGGCGCTCGCCTCGGCCCTGAAGCTGCGCGGGCACCGCGTGCTCGCGGCGGCGGCCCCGGCCGCGGGCGCCGCCGAACTGGTCATCAGCCGCGCCCCGGAGGTCTGCCTCTTCGGCACCGCGACCCCCGCCGACCCCGGGGTCTTCGAACCCGTGGTGCGCATCAAGCGGGAGCGCGCGCAGATCGCCGTCGTGGTCCTGGGCCCGGTGCCCAGCCCGCGCGGGATCGCGGCCGCCTTCGCCGCCGGCGCCTCGGGGTACGTCCGCCACGACGAGCGCATCGAGGGCGTCGAGCGGGCGCTCGCCAAGGCCCGGGCGGGGGAGGTCGCCATCGCCCCGCAGCTGCTCCAGGGAGCGTTCTCGGAGCTCCTGAACCCCGCCGCCCAGCCCGACGACGAGGGCAGCAGGCTGCTGCGGCTGCTCACCCCGCGCGAGGTGGAGGTCCTCGTACGGGTCGCGGAGGGCGAGGACACCCGGCTGATCGCCGCCGGGATGGCCATCGCGCCGAGCACCGCCCGTACGCACGTCCAGCGGGTGCTGATGAAGCTGGGCGTGGGATCGCGGCTGGAGGCGGCCGCGCTGGCCGCCCGGACGGGCCTGCTGGACCGGGCGGGTTCGGCCACCCGGACGCTCTGA
- a CDS encoding PQQ-binding-like beta-propeller repeat protein yields MPPQMPQQQPPAPPQQPPAPPAGDPRQPAYGYPQAGYGYPQQPGAPGQFSAPSAPGMPATVPTPQAPVPAAPGGGGGGGGDVRTQLMIVGAALLAIVLIVGGGFWYVSGDDGGTSTTATDGGGKGESKAKEPAAPGGTEKVPSNTKSKTLVNVPLPEPEEQVTVEGSWLTDSVYAKSDVGKVVGYNLVDGGKKWETPLPANVCGATKYITDNKSAILFDEAKPSAEKKYPACTQVGVIDLNTGKLLWSATAKSSTGGDKPVTFSEVTISGQTVAAGGLGGGAAWNLADGKPLWSPKVDGEGCKDVGYAGGDALGVIRSCGRASEPTLYAQLLDATSGAPKYSYKLSAGIPYAGIISTKPMVIAANVGNTAKNATNVSDLFVLDDAGQLKTRIGLASGNFGPDCPANDVEQCSGMVVGNGKVYLPSYEHAGTSEYGKTNELLSFDLETGKQTSDRADAGERYTLYPLRMDGSNVIVYKVPPYDKGGQIVSVDGKTMKQTVLMENPADKTSQRAETSFLVDHAELRYNNGKLFLAGKYARKSTSTGGDPRYLFVSFTAS; encoded by the coding sequence ATGCCGCCCCAGATGCCCCAGCAGCAGCCGCCCGCGCCCCCGCAGCAGCCGCCCGCACCGCCGGCCGGCGACCCGCGCCAGCCCGCGTACGGATACCCGCAGGCGGGCTACGGCTACCCGCAGCAGCCCGGCGCCCCGGGGCAGTTCAGCGCCCCCAGCGCCCCCGGCATGCCCGCGACCGTCCCCACGCCCCAGGCCCCGGTCCCGGCCGCGCCCGGCGGCGGTGGCGGTGGCGGCGGTGACGTGCGCACCCAGCTGATGATCGTCGGCGCGGCGCTGCTCGCCATCGTCCTCATCGTCGGCGGGGGCTTCTGGTACGTCTCCGGCGACGACGGCGGCACGAGCACCACCGCCACCGACGGCGGCGGCAAGGGCGAGTCCAAGGCCAAGGAGCCGGCCGCGCCCGGCGGCACCGAGAAGGTGCCCTCCAACACCAAGTCGAAGACCCTGGTCAACGTCCCGCTCCCGGAGCCGGAGGAGCAGGTCACCGTCGAGGGCTCCTGGCTCACCGACTCCGTCTACGCCAAGTCCGACGTGGGCAAGGTCGTCGGCTACAACCTGGTCGACGGCGGCAAGAAGTGGGAGACCCCGCTCCCCGCCAACGTCTGCGGCGCCACGAAGTACATCACCGACAACAAGTCGGCCATCCTCTTCGACGAGGCCAAGCCCTCGGCGGAGAAGAAGTACCCGGCGTGCACCCAGGTCGGCGTCATCGACCTGAACACCGGCAAGCTCCTGTGGTCCGCCACCGCCAAGTCCTCCACCGGCGGCGACAAGCCCGTCACCTTCAGCGAAGTCACCATCAGCGGCCAGACCGTCGCGGCCGGCGGCCTCGGTGGCGGCGCCGCCTGGAACCTCGCCGACGGCAAGCCCCTGTGGTCGCCTAAGGTCGACGGCGAGGGCTGCAAGGACGTCGGCTACGCGGGCGGCGACGCGCTCGGCGTGATCCGCTCCTGCGGCCGTGCCTCCGAGCCGACCCTGTACGCGCAGCTCCTCGACGCGACCTCGGGCGCGCCGAAGTACTCGTACAAGCTGTCCGCGGGCATCCCCTACGCCGGCATCATCTCCACGAAGCCGATGGTCATCGCGGCCAACGTCGGCAACACCGCCAAGAACGCCACCAACGTCAGCGACCTGTTCGTCCTCGACGACGCGGGCCAGCTCAAGACGCGCATCGGCCTGGCCTCCGGCAACTTCGGTCCCGACTGCCCCGCAAACGACGTCGAGCAGTGCTCCGGCATGGTCGTCGGCAACGGCAAGGTCTACCTGCCCTCCTACGAGCACGCGGGCACCTCGGAGTACGGCAAGACCAACGAGCTGCTCTCCTTCGACCTGGAGACCGGCAAGCAGACCAGCGACCGCGCCGACGCCGGCGAGCGGTACACCCTGTACCCGCTGCGCATGGACGGCTCGAACGTCATCGTCTACAAGGTGCCCCCGTACGACAAGGGCGGCCAGATCGTCTCCGTCGACGGCAAGACGATGAAGCAGACCGTCCTGATGGAGAACCCGGCGGACAAGACCAGCCAGCGCGCCGAGACCTCCTTCCTGGTCGACCACGCGGAGCTCCGCTACAACAACGGCAAGCTGTTCCTGGCCGGGAAGTACGCCCGCAAGTCGACCTCCACCGGGGGCGACCCGCGCTACCTCTTCGTCTCCTTCACCGCGAGCTGA
- a CDS encoding PQQ-binding-like beta-propeller repeat protein: MTEPPQPPNQPPTPSGYGHLPGPPPQQPPGYGYPQAGDNPYAQQPQQPQQPPTQPMQPPMPPQPGYAYPPPTGPGMPPTAPMGFPGPPQPGAPGPGRRRNLTALIAASVAGVLVLGTGAYFAFADGGSDDPKEPVAQSPAPADPKPSASASVDDGDGSGNGGGEQEDLNAGRKQGEDKVLWFKTTKIDGPGSGVEAKGQWVAGDAVVKSAWKSLVAYSAADGKEKWKLDFKTEICATAGKTTTDGKTIVVVRANDADTSACNQMKMIDLKAGKEGWTKEIAQEGAFDIDSSADLTLTGDTVAINRLVKTSAYKISTGDKLFAGNGADGCQPGAYAAGNGKMIGVATCQDPDRTVEVQDADPVTGKKSWSYRLPKGFKVKGVYSVDPVVLDLGNETSKERSIVVLGPDGKPRTSVSGEGSFPVNCGKRDHVLQGCGDSAVDSGTLYLATSADVGKANEIVAFDLGTGKVKWRTPAGDKGTLVPLKAADGKLVFYREATSEQGGEILSIPAAGGQPTALLRHPSGAAAEVESSFFTPRADYVDGRFFISATRLIARGKDEKFLMVFGK; this comes from the coding sequence ATGACCGAGCCGCCCCAGCCGCCGAACCAGCCGCCGACACCTTCCGGTTACGGACACCTGCCCGGGCCACCGCCCCAGCAGCCGCCCGGGTACGGGTACCCGCAGGCGGGCGACAACCCGTACGCGCAGCAGCCGCAGCAGCCGCAGCAGCCGCCCACGCAGCCCATGCAGCCGCCGATGCCGCCCCAGCCCGGTTACGCGTACCCGCCCCCCACGGGCCCCGGGATGCCCCCGACGGCGCCGATGGGATTCCCCGGCCCGCCGCAGCCCGGCGCCCCCGGCCCGGGCCGGAGGCGGAACCTGACGGCCCTGATCGCCGCGTCCGTCGCGGGCGTCCTCGTCCTCGGCACCGGCGCGTACTTCGCCTTCGCCGACGGCGGCTCCGACGACCCGAAGGAGCCCGTCGCGCAGAGCCCCGCCCCCGCCGACCCCAAGCCGTCCGCCTCCGCGTCCGTGGACGACGGCGACGGCAGCGGGAACGGCGGCGGGGAGCAGGAGGACCTCAACGCGGGCCGCAAGCAGGGCGAGGACAAGGTCCTCTGGTTCAAGACCACCAAGATCGACGGTCCGGGGTCGGGCGTCGAGGCGAAGGGCCAGTGGGTCGCCGGCGACGCCGTCGTCAAGAGCGCCTGGAAGTCCCTCGTCGCCTACTCCGCGGCCGACGGCAAGGAGAAGTGGAAGCTCGACTTCAAGACCGAGATCTGTGCCACGGCCGGCAAGACCACGACCGACGGCAAGACCATCGTCGTCGTCCGCGCGAACGACGCCGACACCTCCGCCTGCAACCAGATGAAGATGATCGACCTCAAGGCGGGCAAGGAGGGCTGGACGAAGGAGATCGCCCAGGAAGGCGCCTTCGACATCGACAGCAGTGCCGACCTGACCCTCACCGGGGACACCGTCGCCATCAACCGCCTCGTCAAGACCAGCGCCTACAAGATCAGCACCGGCGACAAGCTCTTCGCGGGCAACGGCGCCGACGGCTGCCAGCCCGGTGCCTACGCGGCCGGCAACGGCAAGATGATCGGCGTCGCGACCTGCCAGGACCCCGACCGCACCGTCGAGGTCCAGGACGCCGACCCGGTCACCGGCAAGAAGAGCTGGTCCTACCGGCTCCCCAAGGGCTTCAAGGTCAAGGGCGTCTACTCCGTCGACCCGGTCGTCCTCGACCTCGGCAACGAGACCTCCAAGGAGCGCTCCATCGTGGTCCTCGGACCCGACGGCAAGCCCCGCACCAGCGTCAGCGGCGAAGGCAGCTTCCCCGTCAACTGCGGCAAGCGCGACCACGTCCTGCAGGGCTGCGGCGACTCCGCCGTCGACTCCGGCACCCTCTACCTCGCCACCTCCGCCGACGTCGGCAAGGCCAACGAGATCGTCGCCTTCGACCTGGGCACCGGCAAGGTCAAGTGGCGCACCCCGGCCGGGGACAAGGGCACCCTCGTCCCGCTCAAGGCCGCCGACGGCAAGCTGGTCTTCTACCGGGAGGCCACCAGCGAGCAGGGCGGCGAGATCCTCTCGATCCCGGCCGCCGGCGGCCAGCCCACCGCGCTGCTGCGCCACCCGTCGGGCGCCGCCGCCGAGGTCGAGAGCTCCTTCTTCACCCCCAGGGCCGACTACGTGGACGGCCGGTTCTTCATCTCCGCCACCCGGCTGATCGCCCGGGGCAAGGACGAGAAGTTCCTGATGGTCTTCGGCAAGTGA
- a CDS encoding ABC-F family ATP-binding cassette domain-containing protein, whose translation MAVNLVNVEAVGKVYGTRALLDGISLGVSEGDRIGVVGRNGDGKTTLIRMLAKLEEPDTGRVTQSGGLRMGVLTQHDSLDPSATIRHEIIRDMADHEWAGNAKIRDVLTGLFGGLDLPGFGQGLDTVIGPLSGGERRRIALAKLLIADQDLLVLDEPTNHLDVEGISWLAKHLQERRSALVCVTHDRWFLDQVCTRMWDVQRGAVFEYEGGYSDYVFARAERDRIAATEESKRQNLMRKELAWLRRGAPARTSKPRYRIEAANELIADVPPPRDKSELMKFANARLGKTVFDLENVTVQAGPKTLLKHLTWHLGPGDRVGLVGVNGAGKTSLLRALAEAARTQGETQPAAGTVTVGKTVKLAYLSQEVGELDPSLRVLEAVQRVRDRVDLGKGREMTAGQLCEQFGFTKEKQWTPVGDLSGGERRRLQILRLLMDEPNVLFLDEPTNDLDIETLTQLEDLLDGWPGSMIVISHDRFFIERTTDTVMALLGDASLRMLPRGLDEYLERRQRMIEAAAPAPAPAAAAKSSASGDSRAAKKELQKIERQLNKMSDRETNLHAQIAENSTDYDKVAKLDAELRELIAERDELEMRWLELAEDA comes from the coding sequence ATGGCCGTCAATCTGGTCAATGTCGAGGCAGTCGGCAAGGTGTACGGAACCCGTGCCCTGCTCGACGGCATCTCCCTCGGCGTATCCGAGGGGGACCGGATCGGTGTCGTGGGCCGCAACGGCGACGGCAAGACCACCCTGATCCGCATGCTCGCCAAGCTGGAGGAGCCCGACACCGGCCGGGTCACCCAGTCCGGCGGCCTGCGCATGGGCGTCCTCACCCAGCACGACTCCCTCGACCCCTCGGCCACCATCCGGCACGAGATCATCCGGGACATGGCCGACCACGAGTGGGCCGGCAACGCCAAGATCCGCGACGTGCTCACCGGCCTCTTCGGCGGGCTCGACCTGCCCGGCTTCGGCCAGGGCCTCGACACGGTCATCGGCCCGCTCTCCGGCGGCGAGCGCCGCCGCATCGCGCTCGCCAAGCTGCTCATCGCCGACCAGGACCTCCTCGTCCTCGACGAGCCCACCAACCACCTCGACGTCGAGGGCATCTCCTGGCTGGCCAAGCACCTCCAGGAGCGCCGCTCGGCGCTCGTCTGCGTCACCCACGACCGCTGGTTCCTCGACCAGGTCTGCACCCGCATGTGGGACGTCCAGCGCGGCGCCGTGTTCGAGTACGAGGGCGGCTACAGCGACTACGTCTTCGCCCGCGCCGAGCGCGACCGCATCGCCGCCACCGAGGAGTCCAAGCGGCAGAACCTGATGCGCAAGGAGCTCGCCTGGCTGCGCCGCGGCGCCCCCGCCCGGACCTCCAAGCCGCGCTACCGCATCGAGGCCGCCAACGAGCTCATCGCCGACGTGCCGCCGCCGCGCGACAAGTCCGAGCTGATGAAGTTCGCCAACGCCCGTCTCGGCAAGACCGTGTTCGACCTGGAGAACGTCACCGTCCAGGCCGGGCCGAAGACCCTGCTCAAGCACCTCACCTGGCACCTCGGCCCCGGCGACCGCGTCGGCCTCGTCGGCGTCAACGGCGCCGGCAAGACCTCGTTGCTGCGCGCTCTCGCCGAGGCCGCCCGTACCCAGGGCGAGACCCAGCCGGCGGCCGGCACCGTCACCGTCGGAAAGACCGTCAAGCTGGCCTACCTCTCCCAGGAGGTCGGCGAACTCGACCCGTCCCTGCGGGTCCTGGAGGCCGTCCAGCGCGTCCGCGACCGCGTCGACCTCGGCAAGGGCCGCGAGATGACGGCGGGCCAGCTGTGCGAGCAGTTCGGCTTCACCAAGGAGAAGCAGTGGACGCCCGTCGGCGACCTCTCCGGCGGCGAGCGCCGCCGGCTGCAGATCCTGCGCCTGCTGATGGACGAGCCCAACGTCCTCTTCCTCGACGAGCCCACCAACGACCTCGACATCGAGACCCTGACCCAGCTGGAGGACCTCCTCGACGGCTGGCCCGGCTCGATGATCGTGATCTCCCACGACCGGTTCTTCATCGAGCGCACCACCGACACGGTGATGGCGCTGCTCGGCGACGCGAGCCTGCGGATGCTGCCGCGCGGCCTGGACGAGTACCTGGAGCGCCGGCAGCGGATGATCGAGGCGGCCGCCCCGGCGCCCGCCCCGGCCGCCGCCGCCAAGTCGAGCGCCTCCGGGGACTCGCGCGCCGCGAAGAAGGAGCTCCAGAAGATCGAGCGGCAGCTCAACAAGATGTCGGACCGCGAGACGAACCTGCACGCCCAGATCGCCGAGAACTCCACCGACTACGACAAGGTCGCCAAGCTCGACGCGGAGCTGCGCGAACTCATCGCCGAGCGGGACGAGTTGGAGATGCGCTGGCTGGAACTGGCCGAGGACGCGTGA
- a CDS encoding acyltransferase family protein — MTASAREMAAATPAARDRYVDLLRVASLATVIAGHWLMAAVSSDGIGNLLALVPPLQVLTWGLQVMPVFFFVGGFSHALSYRSLHRRHPGPGGYALFLRARLRRLLRPTLVFVGVWTAAALVVQLAGADRGRLAGAALRLVTQPLWFIGIYLAMVAFTPLLLRFHERHGWAAFAALLAAAGAVDLLRFAAGVPYVEFLNFAFVWLAVHQLGFLRADGRLTRPALLAAAGLTGAALLVAYGPYPLSMVGMPGEKVSNMAPPTLALLAHGVWLVGAVQLLARPAAALLARPRVWRAVVAANGIAMTAFLWHLTAMLAVYAAQLGLGLGLPEPATAAWWAQVPVRLLAAAALTGALVAVFRRFEAPGHGSTDPGSGPRAALGITLCLLGVLGLSMTGLGGLLEGHSATLIAVPLTAPAAIGMALGGWLLVERSASARRVRLRG, encoded by the coding sequence ATGACAGCCAGCGCACGCGAAATGGCCGCGGCCACGCCCGCCGCTCGGGACCGGTACGTCGATCTGCTGCGCGTCGCCTCGCTCGCGACCGTCATCGCCGGGCACTGGCTGATGGCCGCCGTCAGCAGCGACGGCATAGGCAACCTGCTCGCCCTCGTACCCCCGCTCCAGGTGCTCACCTGGGGGCTGCAGGTCATGCCGGTGTTCTTCTTCGTCGGCGGGTTCTCGCACGCCCTCTCCTACCGCTCCCTGCACCGCCGCCACCCCGGCCCCGGCGGCTACGCCCTCTTCCTGCGGGCCCGGCTGCGGCGGCTGCTGCGGCCGACGCTCGTGTTCGTCGGCGTCTGGACCGCCGCCGCGCTCGTCGTGCAGCTCGCCGGCGCCGACCGCGGCCGCCTCGCCGGGGCCGCGCTGCGGCTCGTCACCCAGCCGCTCTGGTTCATCGGCATCTACCTTGCGATGGTCGCCTTCACCCCGCTGCTCCTCAGGTTCCACGAGCGCCACGGCTGGGCCGCCTTCGCCGCCCTCCTCGCGGCCGCCGGCGCCGTGGACCTGCTCCGCTTCGCCGCCGGGGTCCCGTACGTCGAGTTCCTCAACTTCGCCTTCGTCTGGCTCGCCGTCCACCAGCTCGGCTTCCTGCGCGCCGACGGCCGCCTCACCCGCCCCGCCCTCCTCGCCGCCGCCGGGCTCACCGGCGCCGCGCTGCTCGTCGCGTACGGGCCGTACCCGCTCTCCATGGTCGGGATGCCGGGCGAGAAGGTCTCCAACATGGCCCCGCCCACCCTCGCCCTGCTCGCGCACGGCGTCTGGCTCGTCGGCGCCGTCCAGCTGCTCGCCCGCCCCGCCGCCGCCCTGCTGGCCCGGCCCCGGGTCTGGCGGGCCGTCGTCGCCGCCAACGGGATCGCCATGACCGCGTTCCTCTGGCACCTCACCGCCATGCTCGCCGTGTACGCCGCCCAGCTCGGCCTGGGCCTCGGCCTCCCCGAGCCCGCCACCGCCGCCTGGTGGGCCCAGGTCCCCGTCCGGCTGCTCGCCGCCGCCGCGCTGACCGGCGCACTCGTCGCCGTCTTCCGCCGCTTCGAGGCCCCCGGACACGGCAGCACCGACCCCGGATCCGGGCCCCGCGCCGCCCTCGGCATCACCCTCTGCCTCCTCGGCGTCCTCGGCCTGTCCATGACCGGCCTCGGCGGCCTGCTGGAGGGTCACAGCGCCACCCTGATCGCCGTCCCGCTCACCGCGCCCGCCGCCATCGGCATGGCTCTGGGAGGCTGGCTCCTGGTGGAACGCTCCGCGTCGGCTCGGAGGGTTAGGCTGAGGGGCTGA
- a CDS encoding 4-(cytidine 5'-diphospho)-2-C-methyl-D-erythritol kinase: MNRGENPRAEVPRAENPRAVTVRVPAKVNVQLAVGAARPDGFHDLANVFLAVSLYDEVTVTPADELTVTCAGPDADQVPLDRTNLVARAAEILAERKGLPAPAVHIHIAKHIPVAGGMAGGSADGAGALVACDALWGLDTPVAELLDMCAELGSDVPFSLVGGAALGMGRGEILTPAEAGTFHWVFAVADGGLSTPAVFREFDRLAQGRTIPAPQASPALLAALASGDPDALAATLVNDLQPAALSLRPGLAGTLAAGTDAGALAALVSGSGPTTAFLVRDAESAAKVSAALEASGLCRTTRTATAPAPGATVL; encoded by the coding sequence GTGAACCGCGGCGAGAACCCCCGCGCCGAGGTCCCTCGCGCCGAGAACCCCCGCGCCGTGACCGTACGGGTCCCCGCGAAGGTCAACGTCCAGCTGGCGGTGGGCGCCGCGCGGCCGGACGGGTTCCACGACCTGGCCAACGTCTTCCTCGCCGTGTCGCTGTACGACGAGGTGACGGTCACCCCGGCCGACGAGCTGACGGTGACCTGCGCCGGCCCGGACGCGGACCAGGTCCCGCTGGACCGTACGAACCTGGTCGCGCGGGCTGCCGAGATCCTGGCGGAGCGAAAGGGGCTGCCCGCTCCGGCCGTCCACATCCACATCGCGAAGCACATCCCGGTCGCCGGCGGCATGGCGGGCGGCAGTGCGGACGGCGCGGGCGCGCTGGTGGCGTGCGACGCGCTGTGGGGGTTGGACACCCCGGTGGCGGAGCTGCTGGACATGTGCGCGGAGCTCGGCAGCGACGTGCCGTTCAGCCTGGTCGGCGGGGCGGCGCTCGGCATGGGCCGGGGGGAGATCCTCACCCCGGCCGAGGCCGGTACGTTCCACTGGGTGTTCGCGGTCGCCGACGGGGGGCTGTCGACCCCGGCGGTGTTCCGCGAGTTCGACCGGCTGGCGCAGGGGCGGACCATCCCGGCCCCGCAGGCGTCGCCGGCGCTGCTCGCGGCGCTGGCCTCGGGCGACCCGGACGCGCTGGCCGCGACCCTGGTCAACGACCTCCAGCCGGCGGCGCTGTCGCTGCGGCCGGGGCTCGCCGGGACGCTGGCTGCGGGGACCGACGCCGGGGCGCTGGCCGCGCTGGTCTCGGGCTCCGGGCCGACGACGGCGTTCCTGGTCCGCGACGCGGAATCCGCCGCCAAGGTCTCCGCCGCCCTGGAAGCCTCCGGCCTGTGCCGCACCACCCGCACAGCCACCGCCCCGGCCCCGGGCGCCACCGTCCTCTGA
- the rsmA gene encoding 16S rRNA (adenine(1518)-N(6)/adenine(1519)-N(6))-dimethyltransferase RsmA — MSTAEQQPESTTSDALLGPADIRELAAVLGVRPTKQKGQNFVIDANTVRRIVRTAEVRPDDVVVEVGPGLGSLTLALLEAADRVTAVEIDDVLAAALPATIEARMPQRKDRFALVHSDAMLVTELPGPAPTALVANLPYNVAVPVLLTMLDRFPTIERTLVMVQAEVADRLAAEPGNKVYGVPSVKANWYAHVKRAGSIGRKVFWPAPNVDSGLVSLVRRAEPIKTTASKSEVFAVVDAAFAQRRKTLRAALAGWAGSAAGAEAALVAAGISPQARGESLTVEEFAAIAEHKPAAQRPAL, encoded by the coding sequence GTGAGCACCGCAGAGCAGCAGCCTGAAAGCACGACCTCCGACGCCCTTCTCGGCCCGGCCGACATCCGGGAGCTGGCCGCCGTACTCGGCGTGCGGCCGACGAAGCAGAAGGGGCAGAACTTCGTCATCGACGCCAACACGGTGCGCCGCATCGTGCGGACCGCCGAGGTGCGGCCCGACGACGTGGTCGTCGAGGTCGGGCCCGGGCTGGGCTCGTTGACGCTGGCCCTGCTGGAGGCCGCCGACCGGGTGACCGCCGTCGAGATCGACGACGTCCTCGCCGCCGCGCTGCCCGCCACCATCGAGGCGCGGATGCCGCAGCGCAAGGACCGCTTCGCGCTCGTGCACTCCGACGCGATGCTGGTGACGGAACTGCCGGGTCCGGCGCCGACCGCGCTCGTCGCGAACCTGCCGTACAACGTGGCCGTGCCGGTGCTGCTGACCATGCTGGACCGCTTCCCGACCATCGAGCGGACGCTGGTCATGGTGCAGGCCGAGGTCGCCGACCGGCTCGCCGCCGAGCCGGGCAACAAGGTCTACGGGGTGCCCTCCGTCAAGGCCAACTGGTACGCCCACGTCAAGCGCGCCGGGTCCATCGGCCGCAAGGTGTTCTGGCCCGCGCCGAACGTCGACTCGGGTCTGGTCTCGCTGGTGCGGCGGGCCGAGCCGATCAAGACCACCGCCTCGAAGTCGGAGGTGTTCGCGGTCGTGGACGCCGCCTTCGCGCAGCGCCGCAAGACGCTGCGGGCCGCGCTGGCCGGATGGGCGGGCTCCGCGGCGGGCGCCGAGGCGGCGCTGGTCGCGGCCGGGATCTCCCCGCAGGCGCGCGGCGAGTCGCTGACGGTGGAGGAGTTCGCGGCGATCGCCGAGCACAAGCCGGCGGCGCAGAGGCCCGCGCTGTGA